The Mytilus galloprovincialis chromosome 11, xbMytGall1.hap1.1, whole genome shotgun sequence genome contains the following window.
GATTCAACATAATTAGTAGGACATTCTAGCATTTTATTTCTAGTAAAATATGTATACAGAAGAGCGATATTATTTTAAACACCAATTAATAAAGTGACTGTGGTAGTAATTGAATAGCAAACTTACATGCAAAGCAAATTTTATCTTTAAGAAACCGAACATTTGTCTGATTGTAAATTAACAATATATTGTAGTCTATGTCAGCACCCaaatactgctgaaatttaaTCGCAGCCTGTTCTCTTCCCAGACAACAGAAGCAATGTTAGGTAGATCATATGTTACTACATCTTCAACGATGTCTGATGAAAGAAGTGCAGAAGGAAGTACGAATAATTGTACATTTTTGATAATATATTAAAGTACATACACAACTTGTTTAACTTGTGTAATACTACTACACAAAGTAAataaacattctttttaaaaaaCCAAACATATTTTACAGGGGTtaaaaacataaagacaaaaaaagaatataatcaaattaaaaaaaatgtccaaataaaAATTCTTCGGAtgtgccatgaattatttcgattctaataagaCGAATTCGGTATTGTTTTTATTCGTGGCATTGTTTCTCAAAACTTTATGTAGTTTTTATATCCTTTCTCATTTTTTCATTAGAAAAGCTTCAACCTACACATCCCAAAAAGAGGTGCTTCAAATCTTCATGAATACTCATTGAGCGTTGCAAACATCCTCTACCATGTGTTTTACTGTTAGTTGTAGATTTGGGTATAATTTCAGTTTTGTATATCATTTCAGATGTATGCATTAAAATTACTGCTGGCGGCGCTGTATGCTTTTCAACCATTATTATTTTTCTCTTGGTCATGTAAGTTACACAGTTATCTTTTTATACATCTTAAATATCATAACTATGGTCTAATTGattcaatgtattaatttaacaCATCTGATGCATTTTTGAATATTGCTTGTAACAAACACACTAAAATCAAGACAACACACacatttggttcaattataagTGTTAAGCATGTGTAGTGTGACATCGATTTCGCTGAACAAGTACATAAAATGTATACATAACCGTTAAAGGGCACGGTAGAGCCAATGTTCCGGGATTTTTGAGCTGCTTTAATATGTGGCCTGTGGTTGGTTTCTTCTCATATGTTTGGTgattgttttcttgtctttttGACAGATTTCACATTTATATTCTTAATTCTAGACCATTTAGTAGTGTCATTAAATCAAGAGTTATTTGTCAGTGAAAGACAGACAACATCAAGGACAAATAAAATTAAGAGAGCAAGACGAACAACAGTCCAAAAACCAAACattaaaaactgaaaacaattcCAAATCTCGTGATGTACTCAGGTGTTTCCGAACGTTCATAAGTCCCTCGATAACCATTGAAATAAGTTACATTTCTTATGGTATACGGAACTAACTGTCATGGCAGTTTAGAAGATATGTCATACTTTACCCTATGTGAACATCGATGACTTAGGTTATTAGATCTACCTCAATTTGCAATCACTATGATTGTCTTGTCGAAGTTCGATGTTTCGCTCAGGACCTTAAACTTCTCCACAAATAAACACTGGTTGCTATGATATAAACAAATTTCCTACACGTGGTGTTTACGTCTGTTATTAGCTTTTTCAccctacaataaaattaacagcTTTCTGAAGTCTAATTAGTTTCTGTTTTACTAACTCTCACAGTATTTGCATGCATAAAAGAAATtctacaaacaaaataaatttctaaaatgaaaataaatcttcatttaaaaaaaaatgtttaagcgCATGCATGTGTGATTTTATTACGTCTGTTATTGATTTGATTTGCATAAACGTTTAAACCATATCTCATAAACATTCtgttttatattgtataaaaaactTGTTCGACCTCATACTTTTTCCGCGGAGTTTAAAAGTTATATGACATACAAAAGCTTCCAATCCACAGGTGAAAATGACATAACTCGTTTGATCTGAAGAGTACAATAACACTGTACAATGAACATATTTATGTTGGATATCATcagtaaatatacaatatatccCGCAGCGCGACTCACCAATGTCTGTGTTTAGTTTCCGAAGCCTTGGACGCAAATGTTAGATTACAGTGTGGGTCATTTGTATCAAGTCCTAGAGATGTAATATTATCTAGTATTTTTCATTCGTTTTAGTATCTACATCCAGAGAAGAAAATTGATAAAAGCTTCCTTTACATCTTTGACAGCACGACGAGATCAAAACTACTACAATGAAATACCACATCAGATGACCGACTCTACTGAAGAGCATGGTTATGAGATGTCATCCATACCATCTGCTTCAGGATGTCAAGCCACTGTGCAACAGAGTATAAACAACATACAACACATTGATACTTTTAGAAATGTCATTCCTTCTGGCATATCACAAATGAGCGGTGACCATTATGAATCAATCGACAACTAAGttgaaaaatatacaattttgttttgtaaatattttacgCGTTTATATTCATGTTTTCCCATATACTAAGTTTTGGATTTACATATGATTTGGCCTGAAATATCACTGAAGAGACTTTAAtggtcgaaatgcgcatctggtctAGTAAAATTGGTATCGTTTTATGTTATCTAAGTAAtgtatttagatattttattaaagtaacatttttctttgttttcttcccttattttcattttttttaaatttaaacagaGTTATGAAGATTTCATATGACACtctgtaaattttatggacatcaTAACAAATTGGTAGATCTATACGATGTGTATGTATCTAAACTTACTAACCACGTCATAGATTGTGGTTTACCATGTTTGTCGTGTGATCTGCTAAGTACGTACCCAAGGTGACCTATTCCCTATTATAACTGTTTTGCCGAGTATGAATTTGCATTTCCATACGGCATGTTTCGGTATTTATATATCTTGCTTTCGGGTATTTTATTGTTACTTTCTTACACGTGTGGGTCCGTTGAGTCATTTTGTGCTGAGTTGTTGTCTTCTAATTTCGTTTGTGGTTTTAATTCTGTATGTTCGGTACAATTCATCCATGTTTTATTTGTCAGTATAGTCGAGTTACTCGTGTTTCTTCTATAGTGTATTTGGTCTTATGTTGTTTGTTTTCATGTGTGTTAACAGTCTGGTCTTACATGATCTTATCTTATATAACTgttatcttatttttattctcTATATTTACGCAACAATTTAGATAAAATCTCAGCTACTTCATTGgaatgattttttgtttaaagCAACTTTATGCACATGATTCTTTTGTTAATTGAAATAAGAAGATATTGTATCAGTGCAAATCAGACAACTTGCCATCCAAGttacaatacagttttgatttACAAGCAACACCGACATGGTTAAAGAATATAATCAATAACACCATAATAAAACAatctcattttcaaatttttgtatgGTTAGAAATACATGCAAAAAGAAACAATTCAAACTCCATCCCAATTTTGAATTCCTGTACGTATCTATAATAAAAGTATAttgtacttttaaaaatttaCCTGTGATGATAAAAACGTCACAAAAAAAAACGTTAGTGTTTATGACGTTGTTTCAGTCATGTTCCGAGCAGTTTATTTGTTCATGTGTGGTGTCCTTGTGTGCTATCGTAAATTCATAGGAGCTGTCGGTTGTTTTCCTTCGAGTTACATGTTATTATGtacttttatattattcatttatgtatTGCTCTGTTTCTTCTAGCAGTATTACTAACATACCCATATAAGCTGGAGGTTTATATAGCCATAAACCAgattcaaccaaccattttttgttaaaatgtactGTATcgtgtcaggaatatggcagttgttatttacAGTTCGTTTCTAATTTGTTGGTGTTTGCTGTTGGTGTAATTAAGTATTTCTGATGTTTttctctaatagttgatgtgtatTTGGCTTTGGTTTTGCTTATATTTCTTATTCATCAATTGACTAGAATTTAACAATATAGCAAGCCCAATATCGTCCTTTGTCTGTATCCCTTTGGACTAAATTTTACAGTAACAATCTATTTTCAAATCCATGTTTTTCAAATAACCTAAATACATCTGAAATCTATCATACAAACTGAATCAATAcacatatatttaaacaatacgTAAAGCTCAGTAGTATGTAGAGTTTATAATACTTCTGATTAATTTCCATAAAAAAACGAAAGATCTTCCGTACAATTCATGTTTTTGCTTCAAATAACGAAAAACATTTGTTTTGACATATTGAATCTACATGCTATTATGACGATGTTACCCAAAATATACTTATCGTATTGCACGACATTTGATGGTTGCATTTCATTCTCTATATTAAGTCACATTTAACTCTTCTTTCCAGTAATCTGTAGAACGATGCGTTCTTTTTAAGTGCAACATTAGACATGGTTGTCTTTTTTCATGACTTCATATGAGACAATTCAAACAAATGAGGAAGTTAAAAAAGAAGCTAGTACACTTAACTTCATAATGAGTTTTTATATACCAAAGTACGACAGTTATATTATGTGGTATGACCTGAATTTATTTGTTACCTAATAATAAAAAGATGATACTGTGCTGGGATGATTCTTGTGCGCTTACATTCGTGTTTCATATGTTTGAGTGTACAAGTGTTTTCTACATTCCGTATATAcaaattatcaaattatcatgtaTCCTTTGCTTGCAAATTATGCATATTGTTTGTTAACCCAAATATGCGTTGTACACTTATGTCAAGATCTATATTTTGGCTTTTTACTAAGTCGTGCttttttaagacttttcatgACTTGTAATACTAAATTTGTTGGATGTGCAATAATTCCTATTTTAATCAGGATAAACTTGAATAAGACCTTATAACTGTGAGTAATCTTACATCGATTCtattttttgtgtcttttaattAGTAATTTATTTTTGTGTACCTAGTTTCAATCTTGTAAGGTAAGCCTTTTAAATAGTTTGatctctttattttgttttttggccTTCCTATCACTGTCTAAGGATATGTTATCTTTGGAATTTAACACTTGCAAATATATTCAATTCAGTGATAGGTACTGTTGCAGTTTATAATTCCGTTGGTCAGTGTAGtacgtaaataaaggcaaaaaggaaatttataaattgattgagaaaaaaaatccgggttacaaactaaaactgatggaaacgtAAGTCATTTTATCATAATATGTACATTGGTATGGTACCCTTTCGTGATATGAGAGTAGTGTTTTTCTATATGCTAAATGCAAATGTGTTTCCTTGTTTGCATAAATGTTTCACACTCTgttaaaaacaaactaaatatatTGTACTTCATGTTAGAAGATGTTTGTtatatattaaaatcaatttacatttaaaaacaatttggATATTTACTAGATAAACTCGTCATACAtgtagataccagaattgaaatttgaGCGTGTTTTGTGTATGAGAGATACTGGTAGAAATTGAAGAAAAGTCAACAGCTTTCATTTTTCTGCAAAATGAAAGATATTAAGATTTTATGTACTCTAAAAGttggtttttttaattctttagtATCTGCATCTGATACACGCCTAAAGTCGGTAGTTTAACATTAGCTTTTAATCTCGCCTTGATTTCTGATAAGTTAAGGTAAATAGTCAAGAAGGAAATTTCCGGGAGCACTTGCAAAATTCAGCACTAtaacgttgtttgtaaggacacttatgtaattCCGGTAATGTAATACAGTGACGGAAAAATATCTCTGGTTAAAATtccaaagaacagacctatgctTTTCCTTATTTCCTCGTTGGTATGGTTTGTTTTTGAATTGTCAGTACTTTTTCATTTATCAAGCATTTTATGAAATGAGATTTACACACAAAACAATGTTGCTTTGGGCTTTATTTGCGGGGACAACATCATATTTGTCATTGAGGTTAGTCATATGCTTGCAacatttggatttaaaaaaaatgttgtaggATGCATTTCATAGACCTATTCAATTTcttttgtataaatgtttttagATTGTAAAAATTTATCATAGAGCTTTAATCCATTCGGACATGTTTCTACATCTTCTTTCTAGCGTTTAACCTATTTTCCGTCATGATACGCAATTAAATCTAGAAGTATTTCGAACttcttgtttttcatatatatatatatatatatatatactacccTATGGTCTATAAGTCAcctaaatattcttaaaataataAAGTTCGTATCTGATATTTATGAATGTGGAATGATCTCATGTGCAATCCGGAGGTTTAAACTTTAAGTCGTCAATATACAGATACTCGAAACAGAGTCACTGTTTTAGCTGCAATACATAATCAATTTATGAGCGTTGATCAGAAATCGATATTCTGCAAATACATATCAGTTCATCTATTATCTTATCTTGGGTTTAAAAATTTTTAAGGTGTTTTTTATAAACCTGTAAAAAGACCAAAGTCCATCTTTTTTCGTATTAAAATGGTTCTTAACATTTGCATGTATGATatggtttttataaaaaaaaagttttcaagtTTTACCACAATGAAACGAAGAaaggcctttttcaactgatttttatagttcgttcttaagttgtactgttatatatctgttgtttatttatgtgtcaaatattgtgtttcgttcattttttatacataaattaggacgttagttttctagtttgaattgttagTAACGTTCATGACGGTACAATTGTATTTAGAGGAGATAAATCCATGTTCAAGTAGATCCATTTAATTTGGGTTGAAAGACACTTAATATTACGTTTGTTGACTGCTATATTACctttttttgacatgtttacctattgtgtctggtttattttgttcacacatcgttgccaatataatgatatttgatgagactgacatacaagtgagaggtttagctagctctAAATttaggttaaatccaccattttctacttaagaaaatgcctgtacaaagtcaggaatatgacagttgttatccttctGTGTGttttatttgagcttttgattttgccatttgataaaggacttttctttttcaatattcttcggtgttcagtatttttgtggttaaacatattgtttattttgccaatggtttgtttttttgttagacTCCTTAAACTTAtaaaacggaagatttttttGACAGCCGTTTCTTTTTGTACCTGTTTTGACAATTTATGTGTTGgcatttgtcaaatttagtatatttataattCCGTAATTAATTCTTCTATACCGACCGTGATAACATTCTTGTCTGGTTTTATTCACGAGTCTGACATCCGGACCGGGCTCGTTGTTTGTATGAAATGATATTACTGAGTAGTCACTCACATGATTCGGAGTATTCTACCGTTTATAATTCAAAAATGAGCAGATGTTCCTATTTGGCTCCCACTTCTACTTTTACAATGACAAGTCAACAAGCCGCCgagttctttttatattattatctAGTAGGAACACCTCTTTGCAATCATATGAGATGTTGTTAATACTTGTAGGAACTATATACAACAAGTGCTTTTGAGTTTTTTCCacggataaaaaaaattaactaacgctttttttttagaaatgataaagaaattaaATGTTCCGAAGAAAAGAGAAAAGAGAAGGACATAGTAGAATacgtgtttttttcttcttctttctatATTGTATACAAAAGGGtggttacatacatgtataattatataagGAAAACTTTACAAAGTTGACTATTACAATAATTAAGCTTCTTATGGCAAACATGTCTAGCATATCATTATGTTATTTCCTCGTACTTTATTCGTGAATGCTTTTTGAAGTGTTCAACTCCggtatttaattttttctttcttCCGAGaatcatttatacatttatatcaattatatccATGCATATATGAATCGCAAATTGAATCTAAGTTTACTTTGAATTTGTGTAAAATGTGTACCAGCAGTATTGTATATTTAACACTGCTTATGATTATAAGAGCTTTCGGAGAGTATATCAACAATGGTATGTACTAACTTATATCTAGTGCCAAATTAGTGTAATCTATTATTATGTTATTTACCAACATTTTTTTTGATAACCATTAGATATTTAAGGCGAGGCGTTGTCGTGTGTAATTGTAAATATGCAAACGGTATGTACAGTGTCTTTTGGAGATTGCTTTTTCTCGAGTAAATCGGTTCACTTTTTTCTAGTGATATGCTATTCGACTAACTAACTGCTATTTCGTCCAATGCAAAAGAAGAATTTAAAAACATGTCTGTATATCTAAGTATATATGTATTCAAATCATTCATTTGCTTTGacatttgcttttttttcttGTAGAAAGATAGCTTTTCTATGTATTGATAAAAAGCATTACAAAACTAAATTAAACGATAAGAACACTAAATAATGTAGTGATAATTTCATTTTAGAGGTtgagctagctatgaaaccagtaTTAATCCAtcatttacataagaaaatgcctgtaccaagtctggaacataagagttgttatccattcgtctgatgtgtttcagctttagATTTTGACTTCATGTttagtaaaggcaacagtagtataccgctgttcaaaactcataaatccatggataaaaaacaaaatcgggataacaaactaaaaccgagggaaacgcattaaatataagaggagaacaacgacataacactaaaatgtaacacatatagacaaaatcccacgagaataacaaatataacatatatatataacatcaaaaccaaatacatgaatttgggatagacaagtaccgtgacacgtcttatcgcaatgtgaatttacactcaaaaataagagaaaacaaacgacacaacgttataatgtaatacacacagaaacgaactataatataacaatgaccatattcctgacttggtacagggcatttttaaaggaaaaaatggtgggttgaacctggttttgtggcatgccaaacctcgcacttttatggccatgtgaaatataacatcaaaatgacaacacaggactataatatatataaattggagaacacaattgacaaagaatcacacgaacaacagccaacaaaaggcaacaagttcaaaattttaatacgccagaagtgtattttgtccacacaagacctatgtgtgacgcacagatacaaaagtttgaaagccgaaacgagtacaaagttgaacagcatcgaggaccaaaagatcaaaaaggttgtgccaaaaacggcaagggttttctgttaagttaccagaaaatccctataatttagagtaattttaGAGTAGAAATTTCCTTGGATTTCCCTTGTTTTgccattttacttttttctttggaTCATTGATAATAACTGACATTTTATGATCTTGTATATTAAGTAAGAGCATCTTTTTCCTGTCTTACTAGAATAtgttttttctcaatattttttatcattaccCCCTACTATGATGCATTGTGCCTCATTTTCTAAGGTCATCTACTATGTTGAATGCTTTCACTATCTTTCTGACATCATAAATTATAATTTCGTTCGAACATTCttgattttgcattttataaaaCACGCATTTgtaatttgattgttttttttttagtaatatatatatttcttgtcCCATTTTGATATTACGTTAACCAAAACAATGAAGATGttatatgattgacaatgagacagctattcaacaaagttcaaataaagtgaacGTGAGTAATATAGGTAACCTTACTGCCTTtatgaatgagaaaaaaaaaccaggggCGGCCACAAAAGGCCCAGAAAGGaaagatatgaaacaattcaTTTGAGAAAACTAAATGTTTAGTCATGTATTTTCCACAATATAGGTAGTGTATGCAAATGTTCTAACCATTTTCAGGTGAAAAGTGTGTTTCTATTCCACAAGGAAAAAATGGTATACTTAAATGTCGAGAAAATAAAACAGTATATATTGAGCAGATTTTGTTGGGCACAAACCACACATGCGAATATAATAGAACAAATACAAGACTAGCTTTTAGAAAAGAACCGAAGATAACATGTTATAGTAAAACTCCATGCGATGTGAAATACACTCGACAATTCGGAAATGCGTCGTTTGAATACATGAACGTACGATTTCAATGTTTAGGTGAGTTATATTCAATCTTTcctactttttaaaatatttaaaaaaaaaagttatacattCAATATAAGTTATTCTTACATGttgataataatttcaaaattagacCGCTAACAGTATGTTATGTAGAATACTATATGTAATAACACTACAAACATCttgaacattttttaaatatgatacgtaagaaaaaaaaacaatgattaaaaGGTTCGTTAATGTTGTACAATAACTTTCGAGAAGGAGACAAATATCGTAAATTTATTTCAAGGATTGCAAAATTGTTCATACAGAACAACAAAAACTGAAatcaaatataactttttttctgaattctTTTGTATATGAccctttttattctttttttggtaaaacaaaaatgataagaCTTTCGTTAAGCGTATAACAtcttattctgtattttttttaaagtttaatatatatctgAACCTTGATTAAATGGACCAAGGTATGTCATTCTTATGAACGTCATACACAGTCTCGTAAAAAGTTATTGTAATACATACATgcgtttttcatttatttctccTCCgtgtattttctatttttttctaaatttgaaagtAGCTTGAATGATTTTAATCTGCTCTTATTTAGGACAACCTACTAAATCAATCTTTTGTTATGGTATTGATAAATCACGGGCATCTTCGCATCCCTTTAACGTCTTGTTAAGTTCAATATTTGTTGAAGGTGATTTCGTTGGAAAATCCAAACAAAACATAAAGAAACAAAGTACAACATAGAAATTGGTCTGgtatcataccatatcttctttttttataataatcttTCAATATGATCAATTTATTAAACTTTATAACAACTTCAAAGGTGCATATTTGGTTACGTCTGTAGAATATGTGGTACATTTTGGAACGAGACGTACTACAAATGAAAAAGCTACCATCGATTATCATAAGTTAAAGTTTTGCGCGATTGACACTTcctagatataagaaaatgtggtattcgtgccaatgagacaactccccatccaagaAACACTttggaaaagtaaacaattataggtcacgaGACGGCCTGCAAcacgtagccttggctcacaccgaacagcaagctataaagagccccaaacaTTATTAGTGtagaaccattcaaacgggaaaaacaatgatataatctatataaaaaaaacgacaaatgagaaacacttatgaaccacataaacagacgacaacaacCGAACATAGTAAGACATGTTTTATTCTTGCGTCATGCACTGTAGAGTAAACATTCTGATCTTGATAATGAATTAGTTTCACCTGATAATTGAGCCTTGTGTGTTGTTACACTAGATTTTTAACGAGTATTTCACATGTATAAGATCGGTCAAATACAATTCATGTCAAATACAATTCATTTTAATTCATTGCAGCAAGTATGCTTTTTTTTCTCAGTTCAAATGTAAATTATTCTTATCAAAACTATGGCTCAACCCTATAAATCAATGTTATACGATCAGTCTGTTAACGATAACCAAGTACACTTTTAGACGATTGTCAGTAAAACGTAGCATTTCCATAGTGAAAACACTTTCAAGATATACCAGAAGTCGTATGTAGATACTTTATTaatgaaatatacaaatgaaaGTGATTATATATCAAGTTTTGATACAATTTATAGTTTAACTATCCGTGAAAATAATCCgtgttttttgtattttcttttatgttttatggataaaattaaaaacaatatgaaaGATATCACGCTTATAAAATTTCTATGCAAAAAGTTGTATCTTATACATATAGATAACAATGCACCCAAAGTCCttacacatgcattatatatGTACCATTTCAAAACATGCTACTATAGCCATAATAATGTTTGACTGTTATACAATGTAAtcagaacaaactataatatCAATATTTTGTAGACTGTTTACCAATTTACAGTGGTTACCCAGTCACCATCACTTGCCCAGAAAACAGTGTTGTTCAGATTGAGGATATATGGTATAATGACACAGAATGTCCAGCTTTC
Protein-coding sequences here:
- the LOC143051335 gene encoding uncharacterized protein LOC143051335: MLGRSYVTTSSTMSDERSAEGNVCIKITAGGAVCFSTIIIFLLVIIYIQRRKLIKASFTSLTARRDQNYYNEIPHQMTDSTEEHGYEMSSIPSASGCQATVQQSINNIQHIDTFRNVIPSGISQMSGDHYESIDN